A part of Legionella sp. PATHC035 genomic DNA contains:
- a CDS encoding TraB/VirB10 family protein: MFKKIKQWLTLKPQNANKLAKKEQLKHAAILFLVGGASYGFYCYSSAEKKKPVHQEEAPFESIFESTFNQGSDEALLLQQQQQIDSLKELVAEHHKNQQKAAPVNTEDSETKALVQAMKEQLAHLEEENKKMNEQLQVALVSTRQASLVTVRPPTREEMEAQQKKKHLAERELLAKSGLETVQFNNRKKRNKEVRTAKNYVWAGTFVEGVLLTGVLGDAGINGSKNMGTALIRLTSGGIMPNNQHSHLEDCVALVSTYGDLSGSSVVMHLETLSCAGNNINFEQKAYGSVFDLDAMQDLRGTSILKTKPLLTYSAAAGMLAGFGDGLKNLNTAQTINPGAGTITTYGQASTLAQSAAGGALSNPANRISDYVMRIADIYHPLVVARAGRRVSVLFTKGFWIDKEHQVYESGRAINEGHAQNESGVTTTVSRAYELNTHPVNGTSLKQPNNQEPMVQTVNPVENPLLNQPGQPSTPLFSTVQNEEPLHD, encoded by the coding sequence ATTTTATTGTTACTCATCAGCTGAGAAAAAAAAACCAGTCCACCAGGAAGAAGCTCCGTTCGAGAGTATTTTTGAAAGTACTTTTAATCAGGGCAGTGACGAAGCACTCCTTCTGCAACAGCAGCAACAAATTGATTCTTTAAAAGAGTTAGTGGCAGAACATCATAAAAATCAGCAGAAAGCAGCACCTGTGAATACAGAAGATTCGGAAACAAAAGCCTTGGTACAGGCCATGAAAGAACAGCTTGCACACCTTGAAGAAGAAAATAAAAAAATGAACGAACAATTACAGGTTGCTCTGGTTTCTACCCGTCAGGCAAGCCTGGTCACTGTTAGGCCGCCAACTCGTGAAGAAATGGAAGCACAGCAAAAGAAAAAGCATCTGGCAGAGCGCGAACTGCTAGCAAAATCAGGTCTGGAAACAGTGCAATTTAACAACCGGAAGAAAAGAAACAAAGAAGTACGAACCGCTAAAAATTACGTTTGGGCGGGAACCTTTGTTGAAGGGGTGTTGCTGACTGGGGTTTTAGGTGATGCAGGAATAAACGGCTCAAAAAACATGGGAACTGCTTTAATCCGCCTTACCAGCGGAGGAATCATGCCCAACAACCAGCATTCTCATCTGGAAGATTGTGTCGCCCTGGTATCCACTTATGGTGATTTATCAGGAAGTTCCGTGGTGATGCATTTAGAAACACTGTCTTGCGCAGGAAACAACATCAATTTTGAACAAAAGGCCTACGGCTCTGTATTTGATTTGGATGCCATGCAGGATTTACGCGGAACTTCCATTTTAAAAACAAAACCTCTGTTAACCTATTCGGCAGCGGCAGGCATGCTGGCAGGATTTGGTGATGGGTTAAAGAATTTAAATACCGCTCAAACAATCAATCCCGGGGCTGGCACCATTACAACCTACGGGCAGGCATCAACCCTTGCTCAATCGGCTGCTGGTGGCGCGCTTAGTAATCCTGCCAACCGTATTTCAGATTATGTAATGCGCATTGCTGATATTTATCATCCACTGGTTGTGGCACGTGCTGGTCGTCGTGTTTCAGTTTTATTTACTAAAGGCTTTTGGATAGACAAAGAACATCAGGTGTACGAGTCAGGACGCGCTATCAACGAAGGACATGCCCAAAACGAGTCTGGGGTTACAACCACTGTAAGCCGTGCCTATGAATTAAATACACACCCTGTGAATGGCACTTCATTGAAGCAGCCCAATAATCAAGAGCCCATGGTTCAAACCGTTAATCCTGTTGAGAATCCCCTCTTAAATCAACCAGGACAACCCTCTACCCCATTATTTTCAACCGTACAAAATGAGGAGCCACTTCATGACTAA